A DNA window from Hoplias malabaricus isolate fHopMal1 chromosome 5, fHopMal1.hap1, whole genome shotgun sequence contains the following coding sequences:
- the LOC136696505 gene encoding von Willebrand factor A domain-containing protein 1-like isoform X1 — protein sequence MSPMRLAPRRLFSKRARTMLWRLALVGLLNLSTCLQSMDTRSDAPGTGLDCCEGDILLMLDSSGSISSYDFSRLLGFLTVLLRPFLLGHGQVRVGLVQVGTEPKVEFDFDTFISQNALQEALLGTRQLHGDTNTEAALQLAQKLLWQPLGLKAPPRVLLWLTDGVQPGNIESQMAALRQEGVSVLAVSIGHSNYQVFRDTVTPPIDSHLYFVDIDDISIITEELRDAIIELIRADRLKVRDITTHSAVLQWRPILIGRPGHYELHYASDTEEQRLELDAEKSWIEISNLQPDTLYTASLTIHSPQQQERTLYTSFNTLTEVLNPVLGPVQVSVSSSGVDAVRVSWAPVQGQVERYLVEFGPIPSRGVRTVAVTGRENSVLLTELEPHIQYLITVTAVHSSGQQGSLSIRACTQEVLPGLADLQLTPVGSDSVKVDWRSYSEAERLKGFWLKWETGEDSLSSSSSSSLYLPPHSSSAVLTHLRPSTRVCVSPVYRTARGDGLCCTAHTHTHTHSFTHTLMHSRHSVGLEMFPKRGQRATGESKYF from the exons ATGTCTCCTATGCGTCTCGCGCCCCGCAGGTTGTTTTCCAAGCGCGCGCGGACCATGTTGTGGAGACTCGCGCTCGTGGGGCTGCTCAACTTGAGCACGTGCCTGCAGTCCATGGACACGCGCAGCGATGCACCTGGCACAG ggctgGACTGTTGTGAGGGTGATATCTTGCTGATGTTGGACTCTTCTGGGAGCATCTCCTCCTATGACTTTTCCCGCCTCCTGGGCTTCCTGACAGTTTTGCTCCGTCCCTTCCTGTTGGGGCATGGCCAGGTTAGGGTGGGGCTTGTGCAGGTGGGCACAGAGCCAAAAGTGGAGTTTGACTTTGATACCTTCATTTCCCAGAATGCCCTGCAGGAGGCGTTGCTGGGGACGAGGCAACTCCATGGAGACACCAACACAGAAGCTGCGCTGCAATTGGCTCAGAAGTTGCTATGGCAACCACTGGGGCTAAAAGCTCCACCTAGAGTTTTGCTGTGGCTGACAGATGGGGTGCAGCCAGGGAACATAGAGAGTCAAATGGCGGCGCTGCGTCAGGAAGGCGTGTCTGTGCTGGCAGTTTCCATAGGTCACTCGAATTACCAAGTGTTCAGAGACACAGTGACTCCGCCCATCGATTCTCATCTGTACTTCGTAGATATCGATGACATCAGCATTATCACAGAGGAGTTGAGGGACGCCATCATTG AGCTGATCCGCGCAGATCGTCTGAAGGTGCGTGATATCACTACCCATAGTGCCGTGCTGCAGTGGCGACCCATTCTGATTGGTCGACCAGGACACTACGAGCTCCATTATGCTTCAGACACAGAGGAGCAAAGGCTGGAGCTGGACGCTGAAAAAAGTTGGATAGAGATCAGTAACCTTCAGCCGGACACGCTCTACACCGCCTCGCTAACAATACATTCCCCACAGCAACAGGAACGCACACTCTACACCAGCTTTAACACTCTTACTG AGGTGCTGAATCCAGTGCTGGGTCCGGTGCAAGTGTCAGTATCCAGTTCTGGAGTGGATGCAGTGAGGGTGAGCTGGGCTCCAGTTCAGGGCCAAGTGGAGCGGTACCTGGTGGAGTTTGGGCCGATTCCCAGCAGGGGTGTGCGAACAGTGGCTGTAACAGGAAGAGAGAACAGCGTCCTACTTACTGAGTTAGAGCCGCACATTCAGTACCTCATCACGGTCACTGCAGTTCATTCCTCCGGCCAACAGGGGTCACTGTCCATCAGAGCCTGCACTCAGGAAG TTCTGCCAGGCCTGGCTGACCTCCAACTCACCCCTGTTGGTTCTGACTcagttaaggtggactggaggaGTTATTCTGAAGCAGAGAGACTCAAGGGCTTCTGGTTGAAGTGGGAGACAGGAGAGGACTctttgtcatcatcatcatcctcttctCTCTACCTCCCTCCTCACTCAAGCTCCGCTGTGCTTACACACCTCAGGCCCTCCACaagagtgtgtgtctctccgGTGTACAGGACGGCACGGGGGGACGGGCTCTGctgcactgcacacacacacacacacacacactcattcacacacactctcatgcaCAG ccgtCACTCAGTGGGGTTAGAGATGTTTCCTAAAAGAGGACAACGAGCCACTGGAGAATCCAAATATTTCTAA
- the LOC136696505 gene encoding von Willebrand factor A domain-containing protein 1-like isoform X2, translating into MLDSSGSISSYDFSRLLGFLTVLLRPFLLGHGQVRVGLVQVGTEPKVEFDFDTFISQNALQEALLGTRQLHGDTNTEAALQLAQKLLWQPLGLKAPPRVLLWLTDGVQPGNIESQMAALRQEGVSVLAVSIGHSNYQVFRDTVTPPIDSHLYFVDIDDISIITEELRDAIIELIRADRLKVRDITTHSAVLQWRPILIGRPGHYELHYASDTEEQRLELDAEKSWIEISNLQPDTLYTASLTIHSPQQQERTLYTSFNTLTEVLNPVLGPVQVSVSSSGVDAVRVSWAPVQGQVERYLVEFGPIPSRGVRTVAVTGRENSVLLTELEPHIQYLITVTAVHSSGQQGSLSIRACTQEVLPGLADLQLTPVGSDSVKVDWRSYSEAERLKGFWLKWETGEDSLSSSSSSSLYLPPHSSSAVLTHLRPSTRVCVSPVYRTARGDGLCCTAHTHTHTHSFTHTLMHSRHSVGLEMFPKRGQRATGESKYF; encoded by the exons ATGTTGGACTCTTCTGGGAGCATCTCCTCCTATGACTTTTCCCGCCTCCTGGGCTTCCTGACAGTTTTGCTCCGTCCCTTCCTGTTGGGGCATGGCCAGGTTAGGGTGGGGCTTGTGCAGGTGGGCACAGAGCCAAAAGTGGAGTTTGACTTTGATACCTTCATTTCCCAGAATGCCCTGCAGGAGGCGTTGCTGGGGACGAGGCAACTCCATGGAGACACCAACACAGAAGCTGCGCTGCAATTGGCTCAGAAGTTGCTATGGCAACCACTGGGGCTAAAAGCTCCACCTAGAGTTTTGCTGTGGCTGACAGATGGGGTGCAGCCAGGGAACATAGAGAGTCAAATGGCGGCGCTGCGTCAGGAAGGCGTGTCTGTGCTGGCAGTTTCCATAGGTCACTCGAATTACCAAGTGTTCAGAGACACAGTGACTCCGCCCATCGATTCTCATCTGTACTTCGTAGATATCGATGACATCAGCATTATCACAGAGGAGTTGAGGGACGCCATCATTG AGCTGATCCGCGCAGATCGTCTGAAGGTGCGTGATATCACTACCCATAGTGCCGTGCTGCAGTGGCGACCCATTCTGATTGGTCGACCAGGACACTACGAGCTCCATTATGCTTCAGACACAGAGGAGCAAAGGCTGGAGCTGGACGCTGAAAAAAGTTGGATAGAGATCAGTAACCTTCAGCCGGACACGCTCTACACCGCCTCGCTAACAATACATTCCCCACAGCAACAGGAACGCACACTCTACACCAGCTTTAACACTCTTACTG AGGTGCTGAATCCAGTGCTGGGTCCGGTGCAAGTGTCAGTATCCAGTTCTGGAGTGGATGCAGTGAGGGTGAGCTGGGCTCCAGTTCAGGGCCAAGTGGAGCGGTACCTGGTGGAGTTTGGGCCGATTCCCAGCAGGGGTGTGCGAACAGTGGCTGTAACAGGAAGAGAGAACAGCGTCCTACTTACTGAGTTAGAGCCGCACATTCAGTACCTCATCACGGTCACTGCAGTTCATTCCTCCGGCCAACAGGGGTCACTGTCCATCAGAGCCTGCACTCAGGAAG TTCTGCCAGGCCTGGCTGACCTCCAACTCACCCCTGTTGGTTCTGACTcagttaaggtggactggaggaGTTATTCTGAAGCAGAGAGACTCAAGGGCTTCTGGTTGAAGTGGGAGACAGGAGAGGACTctttgtcatcatcatcatcctcttctCTCTACCTCCCTCCTCACTCAAGCTCCGCTGTGCTTACACACCTCAGGCCCTCCACaagagtgtgtgtctctccgGTGTACAGGACGGCACGGGGGGACGGGCTCTGctgcactgcacacacacacacacacacacactcattcacacacactctcatgcaCAG ccgtCACTCAGTGGGGTTAGAGATGTTTCCTAAAAGAGGACAACGAGCCACTGGAGAATCCAAATATTTCTAA
- the ora4 gene encoding olfactory receptor class A-like protein 4: MILLNLSLANLLTSLFRTVPIFISDLGLNVYLEAGWCRVFMLLWVWWRAVGCWATLTLSMFHYTTLRRKYVTTGPQALRRDRRRVWITLGLVWGANLVFSLPALVYTTHVRGNVTIEVMVISCTTRPLLGCMWDFPAQDQGSIFASTSLAINEVLPLLLMVSTNLATLYSLAKHIRSVGTGSESSTTVHVSSERKAGHVIMALVTLFVVCWVLQVAAVTYYNYDGGKHTESLLTVSQFSASLFVGFSPLVVALGHGKLRKRFVRLAQTWSLMISCRYAMREEEQKRVQENSLNINNTIVK; the protein is encoded by the coding sequence ATGATCCTGTTGAATTTATCTCTGGCGAACCTGCTGACCTCTCTGTTCCGAACGGTTCCCATCTTTATCTCAGACCTGGGTCTGAATGTATACCTGGAGGCCGGATGGTGCAGGGTGTTTATGCTGCTCTGGGTTTGGTGGCGAGCTGTGGGCTGCTGGGCCACGCTGACATTGAGTATGTTTCATTACACCACCCTGAGGCGAAAGTATGTTACTACAGGCCCCCAGGCGCTGAGGAGGGACCGTAGACGGGTGTGGATCACCCTGGGGCTCGTGTGGGGTGCCAACCTGGTCTTCTCTCTCCCGGCACTGGTTTACACCACTCACGTGAGAGGAAACGTCACGATAGAGGTGATGGTAATCAGCTGCACCACACGCCCCCTGCTAGGCTGTATGTGGGACTTCCCAGCACAAGACCAAGGCTCCATCTTCGCCTCCACCTCTCTGGCGATAAACGAGGTTCTGCCTCTTTTGCTGATGGTCAGTACCAATCTGGCAACTCTGTACTCTCTGGCTAAACATATACGCTCAGTTGGGACAGGGTCTGAGAGCTCGACCACGGTGCACGTGAGCAGTGAAAGAAAGGCAGGTCACGTGATCATGGCGTTGGTCACGCTGTTCGTGGTCTGCTGGGTCTTGCAGGTTGCTGCTGTGACGTACTACAACTATGATGGCGGAAAACACACTGAAAGCCTGTTGACAGTCTCACAGTTCTCTGCCTCCTTGTTCGTGGGATTCAGCCCCCTGGTGGTCGCTCTTGGACATGGCAAACTGCGTAAGAGGTTTGTGAGACTGGCACAGACTTGGTCGCTAATGATCAGCTGCAGATATGCAATGAGGGAGGAGGAACAGAAGAGAGTGCAAGAGAATAGCTTGAACATCAACAACacaattgtaaaataa
- the fndc10 gene encoding uncharacterized protein fndc10 → MSGHCWPFLTCITVLYLSFVSSTNRNASIRQESGGINSRDQPYSQGAPLSVQNRGGLFHSEQPDGLNGVGVTLDIQNIISESGASEKGASNRAVSDAVPNERAGTKRAARERVNNIRAVCERTASKRVGKERVISKRAINEKATNKKATDEKEFSNRATTERVVRKKATSKRATRYRSTTDRAAIEFDKPLCAYRVLEEGEEGQLCFRLTQMDFTCPRATCLQVRSPGGQLVANMLSNGSVLLQWAYSSQSRTIIPGNTGVPSETPELTVTPPAGGATEALPASQKSQKQGQQEGGFKMSCWWNGSYTQFECSSVILASSCRDFLLTELHENVPYRICLQPLWAIWDKGKTGKLHGHKPKTKVEVWDGSGCVEFIVSPSGMQDIVIAMTTVGGAICVMLVIICLLVAYITENIMSPAVQHTLTARHSTRSHNTHL, encoded by the exons ATGTCTGGACACTGTTGGCCTTTTCTCACCTGCATTACTGTTTTGTACCTGAGCTTTGTCAGCAGCACGAATCGAAATGCTTCAATTCGACAAGAATCTGGAGGAATAAACAGCAGAGATCAGCCCTACAGCCAGGGGGCGCCACTAAGCGTCCAAAACAGGGGCGGTCTGTTCCACTCAGAGCAGCCTGATGGACTTAATGGGGTCGGAGTAACTTTAGATATTCAAAACATAATTAGTGAGAGTGGCGCTAGTGAGAAAGGAGCTAGCAATAGAGCAGTTAGCGATGCAGTACCTAATGAGAGAGCTGGTACTAAGAGAGCAGCTAGAGAAAGAGTGAACAACATTAGAGCAGTATGCGAGAGAACAGCTAGCAAGAGAGTAGGCAAGGAAAGAGTAATTAGCAAGAGAGCAATTAATGAGAAAGCAACTAACAAAAAGGCAACAGATGAGAAAGAATTTAGCAATAGAGCAACTACTGAGAGAGTAGTGAGAAAGAAAGCAACTAGCAAGAGAGCGACTAGATATAGGTCAACTACTGACAGAGCAGCTATTGAGTTTGATAAACCCCTTTGTGCATACCGAGTCCTGGAGGAGGGTGAGGAGGGACAGCTGTGTTTCCGTCTTACTCAGATGGACTTCACCTGTCCCAGAGCTACCTGCTTGCAGGTTCGGTCACCTGGAGGTCAGCTGGTGGCGAACATGCTCAGTAACGGCAGTGTGCTGCTCCAGTGGGCGTACAGCAGCCAAAGTAGAACAATAATCCCAGGGAATACTGGGGTCCCCTCAGAGACACCTGAACTCACAGTGACTCCACCAGCAGGAGGCGCTACAGAGGCCCTTCCTGCCTCACAAAAAAGCCAGAAACAGGGGCAACAGGAAGGGGGCTTTAAAATGAGCTGCTGGTGGAATGGCAGCTACACACAGTTTGAGTGTTCGAGTGTTATACTTGCCTCCAGCTGCAGGGACTTCTTGTTGACTGAACTCCACGAAAACGTGCCCTACCGCATCTGCCTGCAGCCATTGTGGGCAATTTGGGACAAAGGCAAGACTGGAAAGCTTCACGGGCACAAACCCAAAACG AAAGTGGAGGTTTGGGACGGATCTGGCTGTGTGGAGTTCATCGTGTCTCCCTCCGGGATGCAGGACATTGTCATTGCCATGACGACAGTGGGCGGCGCTATCTGTGTGATGCTGGTCATCATCTGCCTCCTGGTTGCATACATCACAGAGAACATCATGAGTCCagcagtacaacacacactcacagctcgACACTCCACACGCTCACACAATACACacctctga